A window from Schistosoma haematobium chromosome 1, whole genome shotgun sequence encodes these proteins:
- a CDS encoding hypothetical protein (EggNog:ENOG410IPY2~COG:S), with protein MVVFLDLKAAFDSVDREILWQCLSLKGVPQKYINLVKALYSNTTSGVRAYGKLSFDFSTSSGVRQGCPLSQFLLSFIIDLLMEVTFSGTDLLPGGPLIDLEYADDIVLFGEDADKMQSLLVALSNNARMFGMRFSPSKCKLLLQDWSASTPELRIGSEVVERVDNFTYLGSLISPIGLVSDEISARIRKARLAFANLRHLCRRRVIRLSIKGRVYCATIRSVLLYGSETWPLRVEDTRKLLVFDHRCLRNIAGVCWDHRVSNSEVRCMVLGNDGKSVDEVVNLHRLRWLGHVLRMPEHRLPRCAMLTVFGMVGRKLGHQCLKSLTPSLSHVGRCRLLGWGPRDYRNRWLETHGSESITMASVYTLCLPVNLENKVAPYLSFYELILSCCTISLYAIILLYITTSELTTFMNFVFILLC; from the coding sequence atggtggtctttcttgacttaaaagcagcatttgactctgtagaccgcgagattctgtggcagtgtctgtcattgaaaggcgtaccccagaagtacataaaccttgtgaaggctctttactcgaacactaccagtggagtcagagcttatggaaagttgtcatttgatttttcaacctcaagtggtgtccgtcaaggctgtccactatctcaaTTTTTGTTGagcttcatcatagacctactgatggaagtAACATTCTCGGGtactgatctccttccaggaggtccacttatcgacttagaatacgcagatgatatagtcctgtttggtgaagacgctgacaaaatgcagagtcttctggttgcactgagcaacaatgccagaatgtttggaatgcgcttctctccctctaaatgcaaattgttgcttcaggactggtctgcgtcaacacctgaactaaggatagggagtgaagtagtcgaacgcgttgacaacttcacttatcttggaagtctgatcagccctattgggctggtatcggacgaaatctcagcacggattcgaaaagctcgtttggcttttgccaacttacgtcacctatgtcGAAGGCGAgttatccgtctatcaataaaaggacgagtatactgcgcgacaatccgttctgttttactttacggtagcgaaacatggccattaagagtagaagatactcgtaagctactagtatttgaccacagatgccttagaaatattgctggcgtctgctgggatcatcgggtaagtaatagtgaggttagatgcatggtattagggaacgatggtaaatcagttgatgaggttgttaatcttcatcgactgagatggttgggccacgtgttacgtatgcctgaacaccgattaccacgatgtgcaatgctaaccgtgttcgggatggttggaagaaagttagggcatcagtgcttgaagtcactaactcctagtctgagtcacgttggtagatgcagactacttggttggggtccgcgtgactatcgtaaccgatggttggagactcatggttcagaatcgatcacaatggcgtccgtgtatacactctgtcttcccgtAAACTTAGAGAATAAAGTCgctccatatctttctttctacgaactaattctttcttgctgtactatatccttatatgcaatcattcttttatatattaccacttctgaattaactacttttatgaatttcgtgttcatcttgttgtgttaa